From one Salinibacterium hongtaonis genomic stretch:
- a CDS encoding cation:proton antiporter, with product MELPLVIVIAVTLIVAFSLVAKRLGLAAPVVLLLVGVGISYIPGVPEIEVPPEIILMAVLPPILYAAALQVPVIDFRRNLSSITSLSVVLVVVSAFCIGTVLFFLLPDLNFAAAVALGAVVSPPDAVAAIAIGKKLGLPPRLVTVLEGEGLVNDATALVLLRSAVAIAAGGVATVLDGIIDFGFAVVVAIAIGLAVGIITVWLRARIDDPLVDTAVALLVPFLAFIPAEEVHASGVLAVVVAGLYVGHNAPRFVDVQSRVAERANWRSVQFILENGVFLLMGVEIRALIADINPEEVSAWQAVLMGLLVTGMLVIIRFAWVNPMVYLLQRKAERDEYRLLRMKLGLDHMRKNLPEADPRMERRRQRVEKMYARQRADLDHTRTDGLDWRGGIVLSWSGMRGVVTLAAAQSLPESTPYRAQLILIAFTVAVVTLVVQGSTLPLLIRWVGIEGVNVADDEKKLAKLLEEISHEGLKVLDDPTAIVGPDVEIVPGVVNRVRTDTLLRIDAAKERASRSGDATPHQQYAALRNAVVQGEFDALMNARSAGRYPSRILRNAQALLEVEETRLRGRLDDDH from the coding sequence ATGGAACTTCCCCTCGTCATCGTGATTGCGGTCACTCTTATCGTTGCATTCTCGCTGGTCGCCAAGCGGCTGGGTCTCGCTGCCCCCGTGGTGCTACTCCTTGTCGGAGTGGGAATCTCCTATATTCCCGGGGTTCCCGAGATAGAGGTCCCGCCGGAGATCATCCTCATGGCGGTTTTGCCGCCGATCCTCTATGCGGCCGCGTTGCAGGTTCCCGTCATCGATTTTCGGCGCAATCTCTCGTCAATCACGAGCCTGTCGGTCGTGCTCGTTGTGGTCTCCGCTTTCTGCATCGGCACTGTGCTCTTTTTCTTGCTGCCCGATCTCAACTTCGCGGCGGCCGTGGCTCTCGGCGCCGTCGTGAGCCCTCCGGATGCTGTTGCGGCGATCGCGATTGGCAAGAAACTGGGTCTTCCGCCCCGGCTGGTCACGGTGCTCGAAGGAGAGGGTCTCGTCAACGACGCCACCGCCCTGGTGCTCTTGCGCTCGGCCGTTGCGATCGCGGCGGGCGGTGTGGCTACGGTGCTCGACGGAATTATCGACTTCGGTTTTGCCGTCGTTGTGGCCATTGCCATAGGGCTCGCGGTCGGAATCATCACCGTGTGGCTTCGTGCCCGCATCGACGACCCCCTCGTCGACACCGCCGTCGCACTGCTTGTGCCGTTCCTGGCCTTCATTCCTGCCGAAGAAGTGCACGCATCCGGCGTTCTGGCCGTCGTGGTCGCCGGTCTCTATGTGGGGCACAATGCGCCACGCTTTGTCGACGTTCAATCCCGCGTCGCAGAACGCGCTAATTGGCGAAGCGTGCAGTTCATTCTGGAGAACGGCGTCTTTCTCCTGATGGGGGTGGAGATTCGCGCTCTAATCGCCGACATCAACCCCGAGGAGGTTTCCGCCTGGCAGGCGGTGCTCATGGGATTGCTCGTCACCGGGATGCTGGTGATCATCCGCTTCGCCTGGGTGAATCCCATGGTGTACCTGCTGCAGCGCAAAGCGGAGCGTGACGAGTACCGGTTGCTGCGCATGAAGCTCGGGCTCGATCACATGCGCAAGAACCTCCCGGAGGCCGACCCCCGGATGGAGCGCCGCCGGCAGAGGGTCGAGAAGATGTATGCGCGTCAGCGCGCCGACCTCGACCACACCCGCACCGACGGTTTGGACTGGCGCGGCGGCATCGTGCTCTCCTGGTCGGGAATGCGTGGCGTCGTCACCCTCGCCGCAGCCCAGTCGCTGCCGGAGTCGACCCCTTACCGCGCCCAGCTCATCCTGATCGCCTTCACCGTGGCGGTCGTCACCCTCGTCGTGCAGGGCAGCACGCTCCCCCTCCTGATCCGCTGGGTCGGCATCGAGGGCGTCAACGTTGCCGACGACGAGAAGAAGCTGGCCAAGCTGCTCGAAGAAATCAGTCACGAGGGGCTCAAGGTGCTCGACGACCCCACCGCGATCGTCGGGCCCGACGTGGAGATCGTGCCAGGGGTAGTCAACCGGGTGCGCACCGACACTCTTCTGCGCATCGATGCCGCCAAAGAGCGCGCCTCGCGCAGCGGCGACGCAACCCCGCATCAACAGTATGCGGCCCTGCGCAACGCAGTGGTTCAGGGCGAGTTTGATGCCCTCATGAACGCCAGAAGCGCGGGGCGCTACCCCTCTCGCATCCTGCGCAATGCTCAGGCACTGCTCGAGGTCGAGGAGACCAGGCTCAGGGGCCGGCTCGACGACGACCACTAG
- a CDS encoding 1,4-dihydroxy-2-naphthoate polyprenyltransferase, producing the protein MAKGKQQRIDPRRVAKAACSSKVVPPKAKVKKATAGDWIAGARIRTLPVSIAPVAMGTAAAMLLTGENHWVRALLCLVVAVSIQIGANYANDYSDGIRGTDQHRVGPSRLTGSGAAKPKTVLTVALVFFGIAALAGVAVVVLSGQWWLLLVGAACIAAAWFYVGGKRPYGYAGLGELFAFIFFGPVPVLGTMYVQVGTVTIEAVILGVANGLFTCAVLIANNIRDIEQDRLAGKRTLSVKIGMTASRVLYCLFMLLPFVILVFFALLFPLAVYVFFALLIAIPACIIVATGKTPGEFLLALKLASVTLLVYGLGLSAALVF; encoded by the coding sequence GTGGCCAAAGGAAAGCAGCAGCGCATCGATCCGAGACGAGTGGCGAAAGCCGCCTGCAGCAGCAAGGTCGTCCCCCCGAAAGCCAAGGTGAAGAAGGCAACGGCGGGCGACTGGATCGCCGGGGCGCGCATCCGAACCCTCCCCGTGTCGATCGCCCCCGTGGCGATGGGCACGGCGGCCGCGATGCTTCTCACGGGCGAGAATCACTGGGTGCGGGCGCTTCTGTGCCTCGTTGTGGCCGTGAGCATTCAGATCGGCGCCAACTATGCGAACGACTACTCCGATGGAATCCGGGGCACCGACCAGCACAGGGTAGGTCCGTCGAGGCTCACAGGCTCGGGTGCGGCAAAGCCGAAGACCGTTCTCACCGTTGCGCTCGTTTTCTTTGGCATCGCGGCGCTCGCCGGAGTCGCCGTCGTCGTTCTCAGTGGGCAGTGGTGGTTGCTGCTTGTGGGAGCTGCCTGCATCGCCGCGGCCTGGTTCTATGTCGGAGGAAAGCGGCCCTACGGGTATGCGGGTCTGGGTGAGCTCTTCGCCTTTATCTTCTTTGGGCCGGTCCCCGTGCTCGGAACCATGTATGTGCAGGTCGGCACTGTCACGATCGAGGCCGTCATTCTCGGTGTCGCCAACGGCCTATTCACGTGCGCTGTGCTTATTGCCAACAACATCCGCGACATTGAGCAGGATCGCCTCGCGGGCAAGCGCACCCTTTCGGTGAAGATCGGCATGACCGCGTCGCGCGTGCTCTATTGCCTGTTTATGCTGCTGCCGTTCGTGATCCTGGTGTTCTTTGCCCTGCTCTTCCCGCTGGCCGTGTACGTGTTCTTTGCGCTATTGATCGCGATTCCCGCGTGCATCATCGTGGCAACGGGCAAGACACCTGGGGAGTTCTTGCTCGCCCTCAAGCTCGCGAGCGTAACGCTGCTGGTGTACGGGCTCGGGCTTTCTGCCGCGCTGGTTTTCTAA
- a CDS encoding multidrug effflux MFS transporter, producing the protein MTTSRAVGTAAERLPLLLLITLGTLTAISTLGTDIYLAAMPKMSDDYMTTPAWVQATLTAYVLGMAVGQLVLGTLSDTMGRRRLLIIGTAVSLLASALSAIAPTIELMLLFRLLAGIGASAGVVIGRAVVSDLTAGAETTRVFSILGLVGGVGPIIGPVIGAVMLEWSAWPVIFWTVTALCAVALAAVFFFVPESLALDRRASAAPRDVLRSFGSVVRTRSFVLGSLMVCLGVGATFAYISSSPFIVQSLLGFSPTGYTIVFAANGVGMTVAGVVATRLAHRTSAARLCLVGLSIVTAGGLALLVITTTGAASPLTVLPTLALVPIGMGLVFGPGTALVITDVRHAAGTALALLGSTQYLFGGITAPLAGIAGELSILPLAIIVSACGTGAIIALLSIRSAEPALRP; encoded by the coding sequence ATGACCACTTCACGGGCCGTCGGCACCGCAGCCGAGCGCCTCCCTCTTCTTCTGCTCATCACCCTCGGTACCCTCACCGCGATCAGCACTCTCGGCACCGACATCTACCTCGCCGCCATGCCGAAGATGTCGGACGACTACATGACGACCCCCGCATGGGTCCAGGCCACCCTCACCGCATACGTCCTCGGTATGGCGGTAGGCCAGCTGGTTCTCGGCACCCTCTCCGACACAATGGGGCGCCGACGGCTCCTCATCATCGGCACGGCAGTGTCTCTGCTTGCGAGCGCTCTTTCGGCAATCGCTCCCACCATCGAGCTCATGCTTCTATTCCGTCTACTCGCGGGCATCGGAGCATCGGCCGGCGTAGTCATCGGGCGGGCGGTTGTCTCCGACCTCACGGCCGGCGCAGAGACGACCCGCGTGTTCAGCATTCTCGGGCTCGTCGGCGGCGTCGGGCCCATCATTGGCCCCGTCATCGGTGCCGTCATGCTGGAGTGGAGCGCCTGGCCCGTCATCTTCTGGACCGTCACCGCGCTGTGCGCCGTCGCCCTCGCTGCTGTCTTTTTCTTTGTGCCAGAGAGCCTCGCCCTCGACCGCCGGGCGAGTGCCGCACCCCGGGATGTTCTGCGGAGCTTTGGGAGCGTAGTGCGCACCAGAAGCTTTGTGCTCGGAAGCCTGATGGTGTGCCTCGGCGTCGGGGCAACGTTTGCTTACATCTCGTCGTCGCCATTCATCGTGCAGTCGCTGCTCGGATTCAGCCCCACGGGTTACACCATCGTCTTCGCCGCTAACGGTGTTGGGATGACCGTCGCTGGCGTCGTCGCCACCAGGCTCGCGCACCGTACGAGCGCCGCACGCCTTTGCCTCGTGGGCCTCAGCATTGTCACGGCGGGTGGCCTCGCCCTGCTCGTGATCACGACAACGGGGGCGGCCTCCCCGCTCACGGTGCTGCCCACACTCGCCCTTGTGCCCATCGGAATGGGCCTCGTCTTCGGCCCGGGAACCGCGCTCGTCATCACAGATGTACGCCACGCAGCAGGCACCGCACTGGCCCTACTCGGCAGCACCCAGTACCTCTTCGGTGGCATCACGGCACCACTCGCCGGCATTGCCGGCGAGCTCAGCATCCTCCCGCTCGCCATCATCGTCTCAGCGTGCGGCACGGGCGCGATCATCGCACTGCTGTCGATCCGTAGCGCGGAACCGGCACTGCGTCCCTAG
- a CDS encoding cupin domain-containing protein yields MTDKNDNADYFERLKAANVAALWTIPGTLAEEPTLDEVPHVWKAKEIFPLLHEAVDVVDLGEDADRRALNASNPKRVFGTSHNLVAGYQLVLPGETAPAHRHTPSAIRLLLEGSGHTTVDGEPVLMEPGDLVLTPPMTWHDHRHEGDTPMIWLDGLDVPFVRGQHAQFAEEYPNEALQELTEAEDVSVARYGAGMIPAERTWTKIHSPLNKYPYKTSKESLLRFHESEGRPSTGSSMEYVNPMTGGPVIPTITCFLSVQEAGTKSRAYRHTPSKVFCVLEGSGYSIINGERYDWEKHDFFVVPSWHWYEHHANEGEDAVLFSMSDRPIYEPFGLLREQTADAVPAAKN; encoded by the coding sequence ATGACTGACAAGAACGACAACGCCGACTACTTCGAGCGCCTCAAGGCTGCCAACGTCGCCGCTCTCTGGACCATCCCCGGCACGCTCGCGGAGGAGCCGACGCTGGACGAGGTTCCTCACGTGTGGAAGGCCAAGGAGATCTTTCCGCTCCTTCACGAGGCCGTCGACGTCGTGGACCTCGGCGAAGATGCCGACCGCCGCGCCCTTAACGCCTCGAACCCCAAGCGCGTCTTCGGCACGAGCCACAACCTCGTCGCCGGGTACCAGCTGGTTCTGCCGGGGGAGACCGCTCCCGCTCACCGCCACACCCCCAGCGCCATCCGCCTGCTCCTCGAAGGATCGGGCCACACGACGGTCGATGGCGAACCCGTGCTGATGGAGCCCGGCGACCTCGTGCTCACCCCGCCGATGACGTGGCACGACCACCGCCACGAGGGTGACACCCCCATGATCTGGCTTGACGGGCTCGATGTACCGTTCGTTCGCGGTCAGCACGCCCAGTTCGCCGAGGAATACCCGAATGAGGCCCTGCAGGAGCTCACCGAGGCTGAGGATGTGAGCGTTGCCCGATACGGGGCCGGCATGATTCCCGCCGAGCGCACGTGGACCAAGATCCACTCCCCGCTCAACAAATACCCCTACAAGACCTCCAAGGAATCGCTTCTGCGCTTCCACGAATCCGAGGGTCGCCCCTCGACCGGATCGTCGATGGAATACGTCAACCCGATGACCGGCGGGCCGGTCATCCCCACCATCACCTGCTTCCTCTCAGTGCAGGAGGCCGGCACTAAGAGCCGCGCCTACCGCCACACCCCAAGCAAGGTCTTCTGCGTTCTCGAGGGCAGCGGCTACAGCATCATCAACGGCGAGCGTTACGACTGGGAGAAGCACGACTTTTTCGTCGTGCCGTCGTGGCACTGGTACGAGCACCACGCCAACGAGGGCGAAGACGCGGTTCTCTTCTCCATGAGCGACCGCCCCATCTACGAGCCCTTCGGCCTGCTGCGCGAGCAGACCGCCGACGCTGTGCCCGCCGCAAAGAACTAG
- a CDS encoding FAD-dependent monooxygenase, whose translation MTDTNEIIVVGCGIGGASAALALGRAGFTVRLLERAPVIAEVGAGLQVGPNAMRILRDLGVNDYLTQAAVLPDRAVMRDIRTGDEVVSFDFGAGFREAYEMPYAVMHRGDLLNGLMKAAEATGRVTIVPGKEIVDITENGDTVTVSASDGTGYTTKALIGADGIRSRVRKHVIGDATPVASKYVIYRGTIPRTDDIENAVTLQAGANHHVMHYPIRGGSEVNVVVSFKSERDVVGGDGWGTVEELREAFADVNPQVARLLEQIDTTNRWVQFDRAPEAGWTKGRIVLMGDAAHPTHQYLAQGAGQAMEDAVELARVLTEFGDDVAGAFVEFEKRRFDRTSAVQRGSRFWGELSHVGGAEADQRDALLGTIEPEDRRFIDWIYTTRDDVPLPVIPPHRDSYEPLESERVLS comes from the coding sequence ATGACTGATACCAACGAGATCATCGTTGTCGGCTGCGGCATCGGCGGTGCCTCCGCGGCGCTCGCCCTCGGCCGCGCCGGCTTCACCGTTCGACTACTTGAGCGCGCCCCCGTCATCGCCGAGGTCGGCGCCGGCCTGCAGGTGGGGCCAAATGCCATGCGCATCCTGCGCGATCTAGGCGTTAATGACTATCTGACCCAGGCGGCTGTGCTGCCCGACCGGGCCGTGATGCGCGATATCCGCACAGGCGACGAGGTTGTGTCGTTCGACTTCGGAGCTGGCTTCCGCGAGGCCTATGAAATGCCCTACGCGGTTATGCACCGTGGCGACCTGCTCAACGGACTCATGAAGGCCGCCGAGGCGACAGGGCGCGTCACGATCGTTCCCGGCAAAGAGATCGTCGATATCACCGAGAACGGCGACACCGTCACCGTCTCTGCCTCCGACGGAACGGGCTATACGACCAAGGCTCTCATTGGCGCAGACGGCATCCGCTCGCGTGTTCGAAAGCACGTCATCGGCGACGCCACCCCTGTGGCCTCGAAGTACGTGATCTACCGTGGCACCATCCCGCGCACCGACGACATCGAGAACGCTGTCACCCTGCAGGCCGGGGCCAACCACCACGTCATGCACTACCCGATTCGCGGCGGCAGTGAGGTCAACGTCGTTGTCTCGTTCAAGAGCGAGCGGGATGTTGTGGGCGGCGACGGCTGGGGAACAGTCGAGGAGCTTCGCGAGGCCTTCGCCGACGTGAACCCGCAGGTCGCCCGCCTGCTTGAGCAGATCGATACGACCAACCGCTGGGTGCAGTTCGACCGCGCTCCGGAGGCTGGATGGACCAAGGGCCGCATCGTGCTCATGGGTGATGCTGCTCACCCGACCCACCAGTACCTCGCCCAGGGGGCTGGCCAGGCAATGGAAGACGCCGTGGAGCTCGCCCGCGTGCTGACCGAGTTTGGTGACGACGTTGCCGGAGCCTTCGTGGAGTTTGAGAAGCGCCGCTTCGACCGCACGAGTGCTGTGCAGCGCGGATCGCGCTTCTGGGGCGAGCTCAGCCACGTCGGCGGGGCAGAGGCCGACCAGCGCGACGCCCTCCTCGGCACGATCGAGCCAGAAGACCGCCGCTTCATCGACTGGATCTACACGACCCGCGACGACGTGCCGCTGCCCGTGATCCCGCCCCACCGCGACTCTTATGAGCCGCTCGAATCGGAGAGGGTTCTTTCATGA
- a CDS encoding fumarylacetoacetate hydrolase family protein, with translation MRLGLFNGGRLGAVHEGQVYDVSSLVGEPGPAGRLDAAIRAGITSIPSELLTASAVSGDTVSVDDVQWEAPLPRPGKIIGAPANYYDHIDEMPNSATILEWGFFLKAATSVIGPNGTVEIPYTDVPTHHEGELAVVIGKGGRDISLDDAWDRVYGYTCVLDITIRSSEDRSTRKSFDTFTPLGPVVVTADEVAHAANLDLRLTVNGEERQSSNTSKLIYGIPELIAYASSVTTLEPGDVIATGTPSGVSEIFDGDVVTVVIDGIGELTVDVTNRRAVPHADRPGPKTALRRS, from the coding sequence ATGAGGCTCGGACTCTTTAACGGTGGCCGTCTCGGCGCCGTCCACGAAGGTCAGGTCTACGACGTATCGTCGCTCGTCGGTGAGCCCGGCCCCGCCGGGCGCCTCGACGCCGCGATTCGCGCGGGAATCACGTCGATTCCGAGCGAGCTGCTGACGGCATCCGCTGTCTCTGGCGACACCGTCTCCGTCGACGACGTGCAGTGGGAGGCGCCGCTGCCGCGCCCCGGCAAGATCATCGGCGCCCCGGCTAACTACTACGACCACATCGACGAGATGCCCAACTCCGCCACGATTCTCGAGTGGGGGTTCTTTCTCAAGGCCGCCACATCGGTGATCGGCCCGAACGGCACGGTGGAGATTCCCTACACGGATGTTCCCACCCACCACGAGGGCGAACTCGCCGTTGTGATCGGCAAGGGGGGCCGTGACATCTCGCTCGACGACGCGTGGGACCGCGTCTACGGGTACACGTGCGTGCTCGACATCACGATCCGCTCGAGCGAGGACCGTTCGACCCGCAAGTCGTTCGACACGTTCACGCCGCTCGGCCCGGTCGTCGTGACGGCCGATGAAGTTGCCCATGCCGCGAACCTCGACCTTCGCCTGACGGTGAACGGCGAGGAGCGTCAGTCGAGCAACACGTCGAAGCTCATCTACGGAATCCCCGAGCTCATCGCGTATGCGAGCTCGGTGACGACCCTTGAGCCCGGTGACGTGATCGCGACGGGAACCCCGTCCGGCGTCAGTGAGATATTCGACGGCGACGTTGTGACCGTTGTGATCGATGGTATTGGCGAACTCACGGTCGACGTGACTAACCGCCGTGCGGTTCCGCACGCAGACCGGCCCGGCCCGAAGACGGCACTGCGCCGCTCCTAG